One genomic window of Deltaproteobacteria bacterium includes the following:
- the amrA gene encoding AmmeMemoRadiSam system protein A, translating to MAESVGTGPEAYLDESQRKVLLGIARRALEGYLGAGKIPPEEGARGTLAAPGAAFVTLTKNGRLRGCIGYTEAVAPLFKVVQECAVAAATEDPRFPPVSPKELPSLRVEISVLTPLFSIRPEEVEVGKHGLMVAQGRMRGLLLPQVPVEWGWDRETFLDQTCVKAGLPPSAWRHGATLRAFTAEVFGEQEDTASVASRK from the coding sequence ATGGCGGAGTCGGTCGGGACGGGACCCGAGGCGTACCTGGACGAGTCGCAGCGAAAAGTCTTGCTCGGGATCGCCCGCAGGGCGCTGGAAGGGTACCTCGGCGCGGGGAAGATTCCGCCCGAGGAAGGGGCGCGGGGAACGCTGGCCGCCCCCGGAGCCGCGTTCGTCACCCTCACGAAAAACGGGCGGCTGCGCGGCTGCATCGGCTACACCGAGGCGGTGGCGCCGCTCTTCAAGGTGGTCCAGGAATGCGCGGTGGCAGCGGCCACCGAGGATCCGCGCTTTCCTCCCGTCTCTCCGAAGGAACTCCCCTCCCTGCGCGTCGAGATCTCCGTCCTCACCCCCCTGTTTTCCATCCGGCCCGAAGAGGTCGAGGTCGGAAAGCACGGGCTGATGGTCGCGCAGGGGCGGATGCGGGGCCTTCTGCTGCCGCAGGTCCCCGTCGAGTGGGGGTGGGATCGGGAGACGTTCCTCGACCAGACGTGCGTGAAGGCAGGCCTTCCCCCCTCGGCGTGGCGGCACGGGGCGACGCTCCGGGCGTTTACCGCGGAAGTGTTCGGCGAGCAGGAGGATACGGCGAGTGTAGCGTCTCGCAAATAG
- a CDS encoding response regulator, translating into MGSSIRTPEAREGSAKIRVLVVDDEEFLRSIVRERLEIAGYSVQEASNGNEALSMLESGGPYDVLLTDIRMPVMDGITLLGEWGKRSPGTAGIVMSANAELDTAVHALKMGACDYITKPFNFDVLLITIENALRKKDLERQLDDYRANLEQKVKEQTDIINSMYVRSIDAMIKALEAKDFYTRGHSQRVTLYSMAIATELGMTGQELEDLHRASVLHDLGKIGVREAVLNKPGKLTEEEFAEIVRHPETAVRILEPIPFFRPLLPAILHHHERFDGKGYPSRLAGKNIPLASRIMTIADTFDAMTSTRAYRKALPVADAIAEIRRCSGTQFDPDIVPAFLACQSKIVIPGDVTLPEGFEESIPFEYRPQVG; encoded by the coding sequence ATGGGCTCTTCAATCCGCACCCCCGAAGCCAGGGAAGGCTCCGCGAAGATCCGCGTCCTCGTGGTCGATGACGAGGAATTCCTCCGTTCCATCGTCCGGGAACGCCTCGAAATCGCGGGATACTCCGTGCAAGAGGCGTCCAACGGGAACGAGGCGCTGTCCATGCTCGAGAGCGGCGGCCCGTACGACGTCCTCCTCACCGACATCCGGATGCCCGTCATGGACGGGATCACGCTTCTCGGCGAGTGGGGGAAGAGGTCCCCCGGGACCGCGGGCATCGTCATGTCCGCCAACGCCGAGCTCGACACCGCCGTCCACGCGCTCAAGATGGGGGCGTGCGACTACATCACGAAACCGTTCAACTTCGACGTCCTGCTGATCACCATCGAGAACGCGCTGCGCAAGAAGGATCTCGAGCGGCAGCTCGACGATTACCGCGCGAACCTCGAACAAAAGGTGAAGGAGCAGACCGACATCATCAACTCGATGTACGTGCGCTCCATCGACGCGATGATCAAGGCGCTCGAGGCGAAGGACTTCTATACCCGCGGCCACTCGCAGCGTGTGACGCTCTACTCCATGGCGATCGCGACGGAGCTGGGGATGACGGGGCAGGAGCTGGAAGACCTTCACCGGGCGTCGGTGCTGCACGACCTCGGGAAAATCGGCGTCCGGGAAGCGGTCCTGAACAAGCCCGGGAAGCTCACGGAAGAGGAGTTCGCGGAGATCGTCCGCCACCCCGAGACGGCCGTCCGGATCCTCGAACCGATCCCCTTCTTCCGCCCCCTGCTCCCCGCCATCCTGCACCACCACGAACGGTTCGACGGAAAGGGGTACCCGTCGCGCCTCGCGGGGAAAAACATCCCTCTCGCGTCCCGCATCATGACGATCGCCGACACCTTCGACGCCATGACCTCCACCCGCGCGTACAGGAAGGCGCTCCCCGTTGCCGACGCGATCGCCGAGATCCGGCGCTGCTCCGGGACCCAGTTCGACCCCGACATCGTTCCCGCGTTCCTCGCCTGCCAGTCGAAGATCGTCATCCCCGGCGACGTGACTCTGCCGGAGGGGTTCGAGGAGTCAATCCCCTTCGAGTACCGCCCTCAGGTCGGCTGA